One window of Desulfovibrio sp. genomic DNA carries:
- a CDS encoding FAD-binding and (Fe-S)-binding domain-containing protein, producing the protein MLASPYKEFKEALSDFIPKDRIHTDPLRRFAYGTDASVYRLIPKIVVDVLDEVEVVQLVGLADRMRVPVTFRAAGTSLSGQAVSDSVLVRIGKGWRNWRVGEGAERITLQPGIIGSGANKILAEFGKKIGPDPASIDSCFIGGIFANNASGMCCGTSDNSYKTVISSRMVLSDGTLLDTADAKSRAAFARTHAHILNGLSDLRKQIMDKPELADRIRRKFKIKNTTGYSLNALVDYEDPFEILQHVMVGSEGTLGFIAEVTYRTVEEAPFKASALLFLPTVKAACDLASAVATLPVAAAELMDRASLRSVEGTPGLPEGLETLGDEVCSLLVETRASTHEQLEKNIATINAAFSGVTFVRPYAFTDKPEEFTKLWLIRKGILASVGGMRPVGTSIVIEDVAFTLDRLGEAATDLQELFARHGYTVAPLFGHARDGNLHFVFWQDFGAPAEVARYKGFMEDFCKLVTEKYDGSLKAEHGTGRNIAPFVELEWGTQAYAIMKGIKNLLDPKNILNPGVLLNSDSQGHLKNLKPLHPADELVDKCMECGFCESVCPSRDLTLTPRQRITVYREICRLRATDPGSSELKTLQKGYEYMGKATCATDSLCRPRCPAGVDTGVFIKSLRKKDAGSLGKNIAGAIADHFAGTCKAMSIALNGVDTLHRMLGTTLMRDGSRLLRCLTFNKVPLWNKNMPKGGRSVFLPSPYTANAKKVVYFPSCIARNMGPGEEHSDRRTEPEAVISVLLKGGYDVILPNNLDKLCCGMAFASKGLADAAHKKEQELEKALRQASNYGEYPVLCETSPCLLHMKQTLDPSIKLMEPVQFILENLMDTLKLKKLPKTVALHATCSMRKMGLEGKLEELARKCAETVVVPDGINCCGWAGDRGFTHPELNEAALKGLRMQVSTCEVGYSSSRTCQIGLSLHGGIPYYSIVYLVDEASD; encoded by the coding sequence ATGCTTGCATCTCCCTACAAGGAATTTAAGGAAGCCCTTTCGGACTTTATTCCCAAAGACCGCATTCACACAGACCCCCTGCGGCGGTTTGCCTACGGCACAGACGCCAGCGTGTACCGCCTGATTCCCAAAATCGTGGTGGATGTGCTGGACGAGGTCGAGGTGGTGCAACTGGTGGGTCTGGCCGACCGCATGCGTGTGCCTGTTACCTTTCGCGCGGCGGGCACAAGCCTTTCGGGGCAGGCGGTCTCTGATTCGGTGCTGGTGCGCATCGGCAAGGGCTGGCGCAACTGGCGCGTGGGCGAGGGGGCAGAGCGCATAACACTGCAGCCCGGCATCATCGGTTCTGGTGCCAACAAGATTCTGGCAGAATTTGGCAAAAAAATCGGGCCTGACCCAGCCTCCATCGACAGCTGCTTTATCGGCGGCATTTTTGCCAACAATGCCAGCGGTATGTGCTGCGGCACCTCCGACAACTCGTACAAGACCGTGATTTCTTCGCGCATGGTGCTGTCCGACGGCACGCTGCTGGATACGGCAGATGCCAAAAGCCGCGCTGCCTTTGCCCGCACCCACGCCCATATTCTCAACGGGCTTAGTGACCTGCGCAAACAGATCATGGACAAGCCGGAGCTTGCAGACCGCATCCGCCGCAAGTTCAAGATCAAAAACACCACGGGTTACAGCCTCAACGCCCTGGTTGATTACGAAGATCCCTTTGAAATTTTGCAGCATGTCATGGTTGGTTCGGAAGGCACGCTGGGCTTCATCGCCGAAGTGACCTACCGCACAGTGGAAGAAGCCCCCTTCAAGGCCTCCGCCCTGCTGTTCCTGCCCACAGTCAAGGCCGCCTGCGATCTGGCATCTGCCGTGGCAACCCTGCCCGTGGCAGCGGCAGAGCTTATGGACAGGGCCTCCCTTCGGTCCGTCGAGGGAACCCCCGGCCTTCCCGAGGGGCTGGAAACCCTGGGCGACGAAGTGTGCTCACTGCTGGTGGAAACCCGCGCCTCCACCCACGAGCAGCTTGAAAAGAACATTGCCACCATCAACGCTGCCTTCAGCGGCGTAACCTTTGTGCGCCCCTATGCCTTTACCGACAAGCCCGAGGAATTCACAAAGCTGTGGCTTATCCGCAAGGGCATTCTGGCCTCGGTGGGCGGCATGCGCCCTGTGGGCACATCCATTGTTATCGAAGACGTGGCCTTTACCCTCGACAGGCTGGGCGAAGCCGCCACCGACCTGCAGGAGCTGTTTGCCCGCCACGGCTACACGGTGGCCCCGCTCTTTGGGCACGCGCGCGACGGCAACCTGCACTTTGTGTTCTGGCAGGACTTTGGCGCGCCGGCAGAGGTGGCCCGCTACAAAGGCTTTATGGAAGACTTCTGCAAGCTGGTTACGGAAAAGTACGATGGCTCGCTCAAGGCGGAGCACGGCACTGGCCGCAACATCGCGCCCTTTGTGGAACTGGAGTGGGGCACGCAGGCCTACGCCATCATGAAGGGCATCAAAAACCTGCTCGACCCCAAAAATATTCTCAACCCCGGCGTGCTGCTCAACAGTGATTCGCAGGGGCACCTCAAAAACCTCAAGCCCCTGCACCCCGCCGACGAACTGGTGGACAAGTGCATGGAATGCGGTTTTTGCGAATCTGTCTGCCCCTCGCGTGATCTTACGCTCACGCCGCGCCAGCGCATTACCGTGTACCGCGAAATATGCCGCCTGCGCGCCACCGACCCCGGCAGCAGCGAGCTCAAAACCCTGCAAAAGGGCTACGAATACATGGGCAAGGCCACCTGCGCCACAGACAGCCTGTGCCGCCCCCGCTGCCCCGCTGGCGTGGATACGGGTGTATTCATCAAAAGCCTGCGCAAAAAGGACGCCGGTTCGCTCGGCAAGAACATTGCCGGAGCCATCGCCGACCACTTTGCGGGAACCTGCAAGGCCATGTCCATTGCGCTCAACGGCGTGGATACCCTGCACCGCATGCTTGGCACCACCCTCATGCGCGACGGCTCGCGCCTGCTGCGCTGCCTGACCTTCAACAAGGTGCCACTGTGGAACAAAAACATGCCCAAGGGCGGGCGCTCGGTCTTTCTGCCCTCGCCCTACACGGCCAATGCCAAAAAGGTTGTCTATTTCCCCAGCTGCATTGCCCGAAACATGGGCCCCGGCGAGGAACACAGCGACCGCCGTACAGAGCCAGAAGCCGTCATCAGCGTACTGCTCAAGGGCGGGTACGATGTCATTCTGCCCAATAACCTGGACAAGCTGTGCTGCGGCATGGCCTTTGCCAGCAAGGGCCTGGCCGATGCTGCCCACAAAAAGGAACAGGAGCTGGAAAAAGCCCTGCGCCAGGCCAGCAACTACGGCGAATACCCCGTGCTGTGCGAAACCAGCCCCTGCCTCTTGCACATGAAGCAGACCCTCGACCCCAGTATCAAGCTGATGGAACCGGTGCAGTTTATTCTTGAGAACCTCATGGACACGCTCAAGCTCAAGAAGCTGCCCAAAACCGTGGCCCTGCACGCCACCTGCTCCATGCGCAAGATGGGTCTTGAGGGCAAGCTGGAAGAACTGGCCCGCAAGTGCGCCGAAACAGTGGTGGTGCCGGATGGCATCAACTGCTGCGGCTGGGCTGGCGACCGTGGCTTTACCCACCCCGAACTCAACGAGGCCGCGCTCAAGGGCCTGCGCATGCAGGTAAGCACCTGCGAGGTGGGCTATTCGTCCAGCCGCACCTGCCAGATCGGTCTTTCGCTGCACGGCGGCATTCCCTATTACTCCATTGTCTATCTGGTTGACGAAGCCAGCGATTAA
- a CDS encoding C69 family dipeptidase: protein MKPLIVACCVSLALLLPSAALTCTTTIVTRGASADGSVMVSHSDDNDLGDQSIVYVPARDWPEGAQRPVYDSAVAVQENPATNTFLVPRLSDSKRAPGYNHPDTPHTIPIGFIPQVRHTFAYIDGNYGIMNEHGLMFGECTDGAHNTCTAEPGKRIFYSSELSRVALERCKTAREAIELMGALIEQYGYYGTGETLPVADKNEAWVMEMAPSPAGTGGLWVAQRVPDGQFFVAANEFRIRDITPGNPDQMYGKTLFATVERYNMRSPRDPAKPMDWLATVSDGEYNHPYYSLRRVWRALSMAAPSLKLPAWVESGTTRAYPFSIKPDRPLTIDDLKRMHRDHYEGTDFDLTRGVAAGPYGNPNRFLGPKDPSGDVTPASKLEGAWERPMGMFYTGYTYIAQYQPKAPEPLSLVCWMALAPAAESVFVPLAVAPMPAGYEQGDTRRFANDSAWWAYALVSEYANTRYDAVSKDIQGKAAGMEKAFTARVAALQTELAPKAASAPAQAQAAFAKALRAQAEGAVRDWREYFPQLVARYCQGFINSPDKMAQKVGYSDEWLRRTDYYKGPISYKKPRQ from the coding sequence ATGAAACCACTGATCGTCGCTTGCTGTGTTTCTCTGGCCCTGTTGCTGCCCTCGGCAGCCCTTACCTGCACCACTACCATTGTCACCAGGGGGGCCAGCGCCGACGGCTCGGTGATGGTCAGCCATTCGGACGATAACGACCTTGGGGACCAGTCCATCGTGTATGTTCCAGCCCGTGACTGGCCAGAGGGTGCGCAACGTCCCGTATACGATTCTGCCGTGGCCGTGCAGGAAAATCCCGCCACCAATACCTTTCTTGTGCCGCGCCTTTCCGACTCAAAACGCGCGCCCGGCTATAACCACCCCGATACACCGCACACGATTCCCATCGGCTTTATCCCGCAGGTGCGCCATACCTTTGCCTACATTGATGGCAACTACGGCATCATGAACGAGCACGGCCTCATGTTTGGCGAATGCACCGACGGCGCGCACAATACCTGCACGGCTGAGCCGGGCAAGCGCATCTTTTATTCGTCCGAGCTTTCGCGCGTGGCGCTTGAGCGCTGCAAAACCGCCCGCGAGGCCATTGAGCTGATGGGCGCACTCATTGAACAGTACGGCTACTATGGCACTGGAGAAACCCTGCCTGTGGCCGACAAAAACGAAGCCTGGGTCATGGAAATGGCTCCCTCCCCGGCGGGTACGGGCGGCCTGTGGGTGGCCCAGCGCGTGCCGGACGGCCAGTTTTTTGTGGCAGCCAACGAATTTCGCATCCGTGACATCACGCCCGGCAATCCCGACCAGATGTATGGCAAAACCCTGTTTGCCACGGTTGAGCGCTACAACATGCGCAGCCCCAGAGACCCCGCCAAGCCCATGGACTGGCTGGCTACAGTGAGCGACGGCGAATACAACCATCCCTACTACTCGTTGCGGCGCGTATGGCGGGCGCTCTCCATGGCGGCCCCCTCGCTCAAACTGCCCGCCTGGGTAGAGAGTGGTACAACCCGCGCTTACCCTTTCTCCATCAAGCCTGACAGACCGCTGACGATTGACGACCTCAAGCGCATGCACCGCGACCACTACGAAGGCACGGACTTTGACCTCACCAGGGGCGTGGCAGCGGGGCCTTACGGCAATCCCAACCGGTTTCTCGGCCCCAAGGACCCCAGCGGCGACGTAACCCCGGCCTCAAAGCTAGAAGGCGCGTGGGAACGGCCCATGGGCATGTTCTACACCGGCTACACCTATATTGCCCAGTATCAGCCCAAAGCTCCGGAGCCGCTCTCGCTGGTGTGCTGGATGGCGCTGGCCCCGGCGGCGGAATCGGTATTTGTGCCACTGGCCGTTGCGCCCATGCCTGCAGGCTATGAACAGGGCGACACCCGCCGCTTTGCCAACGATTCGGCCTGGTGGGCCTATGCGCTGGTGAGCGAATATGCCAACACCCGCTACGACGCTGTTTCAAAGGATATTCAGGGCAAGGCCGCAGGCATGGAAAAAGCCTTTACCGCCCGCGTGGCCGCCTTGCAAACAGAGCTTGCGCCCAAGGCGGCGTCTGCCCCGGCACAGGCACAGGCCGCCTTTGCCAAGGCCCTGCGTGCACAGGCCGAGGGTGCTGTGCGCGACTGGCGCGAGTATTTTCCGCAGCTGGTGGCGCGGTATTGCCAGGGCTTTATCAACAGCCCCGACAAAATGGCCCAGAAAGTTGGCTATTCCGATGAATGGCTGCGCCGTACAGATTATTACAAGGGCCCGATTTCGTATAAAAAGCCCCGGCAGTAG
- a CDS encoding L-serine ammonia-lyase, whose protein sequence is MQCNRRRFLQSMAVTGAGLCLPTLGWAGFDPLWKPGTVCANPIDVTVFEMFKIGPGPSSSHTIAPMAAGNDFIGLCAKLPQEQLAQADAIKVHLYGSLAATGKGHGTDRAVAAGLLGQKPEECKAEFLDNLFVKPDDTRTVLLGPAKISLKDSDVIFEQGTIEAPFSNVLIIELLGKGKQLASREYYSVGGGFLQWKGWKAPEKGKPVHAFDSMNGLLEIVKATGKSIPLIMLENEMAITGQSEQNIRQGAQRIIHVMDSCAVTGLGLEGKLKGPFGLERRAKLMLEQAARSPEQADAFAARLSAYGQAGSEENAMGHPIVTAPTAGSAGVMPAVVHMLIKERGKTEAQLVDGLMVASMVGTLIKRHASVAGADVGCQGEIGSASSMAAAMLAQVMGETPDVVENAAEFALEHHLGMTCDPVGGYVQIPCISRNAMSSVKSWNAWMMARTGQGTKHPVGLDLCIRTMNQTGRDMKDDYRETARGGLALFYTQSC, encoded by the coding sequence ATGCAATGCAATCGTCGGCGTTTTCTGCAATCCATGGCAGTGACGGGCGCGGGCCTGTGCCTGCCCACACTTGGCTGGGCGGGCTTTGACCCCCTGTGGAAACCGGGAACAGTCTGCGCCAACCCCATTGATGTGACCGTGTTTGAAATGTTCAAGATCGGCCCCGGCCCCTCAAGTTCGCACACCATCGCGCCCATGGCGGCGGGCAACGACTTTATCGGCCTGTGCGCCAAACTGCCGCAGGAACAGCTGGCCCAGGCAGATGCCATCAAGGTGCACCTGTACGGCAGCCTTGCGGCCACGGGCAAGGGCCACGGTACAGACCGCGCCGTGGCGGCGGGCCTGCTTGGGCAAAAACCCGAGGAGTGCAAGGCCGAATTTCTGGATAACCTGTTTGTAAAACCGGACGACACGCGCACCGTGCTGCTTGGCCCGGCCAAAATTTCGCTCAAGGATTCGGACGTTATTTTTGAGCAGGGAACCATCGAGGCCCCGTTCAGCAACGTGCTGATCATTGAGCTGCTGGGCAAGGGCAAACAGCTGGCCTCGCGCGAATACTATTCGGTGGGCGGCGGCTTTTTACAGTGGAAGGGCTGGAAAGCACCGGAAAAAGGCAAGCCCGTGCATGCCTTTGATTCCATGAACGGCCTGCTCGAAATAGTGAAGGCCACAGGCAAGAGCATTCCGCTCATCATGCTTGAAAACGAGATGGCCATCACGGGGCAGTCGGAGCAGAACATCCGGCAGGGCGCGCAGCGCATCATCCATGTTATGGACAGCTGCGCAGTCACGGGCCTAGGGCTGGAGGGCAAGCTCAAGGGGCCGTTTGGCCTTGAGCGCCGCGCCAAGCTCATGCTCGAACAGGCCGCCCGTTCGCCGGAGCAGGCCGATGCCTTTGCGGCGCGTCTTTCTGCCTACGGGCAGGCGGGCTCGGAAGAAAACGCCATGGGCCACCCCATTGTTACCGCGCCCACGGCGGGCTCGGCGGGGGTTATGCCTGCGGTGGTGCATATGCTCATCAAGGAGCGCGGCAAAACAGAGGCCCAGCTTGTGGACGGTCTGATGGTTGCCTCCATGGTAGGTACGCTCATCAAGCGCCACGCCAGTGTGGCAGGCGCGGATGTGGGCTGTCAGGGCGAGATAGGCTCTGCCTCAAGCATGGCGGCGGCCATGTTGGCGCAGGTGATGGGCGAAACGCCCGATGTTGTGGAAAACGCCGCGGAATTTGCACTGGAGCACCACCTTGGCATGACCTGCGACCCGGTGGGCGGCTATGTGCAGATTCCCTGCATTTCGCGCAACGCCATGAGCTCTGTGAAATCGTGGAACGCCTGGATGATGGCCCGCACCGGGCAGGGAACCAAGCACCCTGTGGGGCTCGACCTGTGCATACGCACCATGAACCAGACCGGCCGCGATATGAAGGACGACTACCGCGAAACCGCCAGGGGCGGGCTGGCCTTGTTCTATACGCAGAGCTGCTAG
- a CDS encoding HU family DNA-binding protein, which yields MTKAELVEKIHAKAGLPTKAKAEEALDAVVASLREALASGESVTFTGFGSFKVVERAARKGRNPRTGKEITIPASKVAKFTPGKGLKDAIK from the coding sequence ATGACCAAAGCTGAGCTTGTAGAAAAAATCCATGCCAAAGCCGGCCTGCCCACCAAGGCCAAAGCCGAAGAAGCTCTTGACGCCGTGGTGGCCTCGCTGCGCGAAGCCCTGGCCTCTGGCGAATCCGTGACCTTCACCGGTTTCGGCAGCTTCAAAGTGGTTGAGCGCGCCGCCCGCAAGGGTCGCAACCCCCGCACCGGCAAGGAAATCACCATTCCTGCCAGCAAGGTTGCCAAGTTCACGCCCGGCAAGGGCCTGAAAGACGCCATTAAGTAA
- the murI gene encoding glutamate racemase, translated as MNDSSRLPIGLFDSGMGGLTVFKALAERLPHEDLLYLGDTARLPYGTKGRDTIIRYTLKAAQKLVDMGVKMLVIACNTATSAALEAVREQFAPLPVMGVVAPGAQAAAQASVNGHIVVVATEATISGGAYQQAITRIRPEAVVTGRACTLFVPLAEEGWMNGPIVEGVASRYLADIFSDSTNETCATGTAAPDTLLLGCTHFPLLQEALQNVVGSQVRIVDSAATTALRVAEELKATNLLCQGNGPAHYRFLTTDNTARFARTGSLFLGRELGHGEVSLVDL; from the coding sequence ATGAACGATTCTTCGCGGTTGCCCATTGGCCTGTTTGATTCGGGCATGGGCGGCCTGACGGTTTTCAAGGCGCTGGCAGAACGCCTGCCCCACGAAGACCTGCTCTACCTTGGCGACACAGCCCGCCTGCCCTACGGAACCAAGGGGCGGGACACCATCATACGTTACACCCTCAAGGCCGCCCAAAAGCTGGTGGACATGGGCGTAAAAATGCTGGTGATCGCCTGCAACACGGCTACCTCGGCGGCGCTTGAAGCCGTGCGCGAGCAGTTTGCCCCCCTGCCGGTCATGGGCGTTGTGGCCCCCGGCGCGCAGGCGGCAGCGCAGGCCAGCGTAAATGGCCATATTGTGGTTGTTGCCACAGAGGCCACCATTTCTGGCGGCGCGTACCAGCAGGCCATTACCCGCATCCGGCCAGAGGCCGTTGTCACTGGCCGGGCCTGCACGCTGTTTGTACCGCTGGCAGAAGAAGGCTGGATGAACGGCCCCATTGTTGAAGGAGTGGCCAGCCGCTACCTTGCCGACATTTTTTCGGACAGCACCAACGAGACCTGCGCCACCGGCACAGCCGCACCCGACACCCTGCTGCTGGGCTGCACGCACTTTCCCCTTTTGCAGGAGGCCTTGCAAAACGTGGTTGGATCGCAGGTGCGCATAGTGGATTCTGCCGCCACCACAGCCCTGCGAGTGGCAGAAGAGCTCAAGGCCACAAACCTGCTGTGCCAGGGCAACGGCCCCGCCCATTACAGATTTTTGACCACAGACAACACCGCCCGCTTTGCCCGCACCGGCAGCCTTTTTCTGGGCCGCGAGCTTGGTCATGGCGAAGTGAGCCTGGTGGATCTGTAG
- a CDS encoding sulfite exporter TauE/SafE family protein, with the protein MYFPTAGIECNPVVPFAVALGISFITSMGGISGAFLLLPFQMSVLGYTNPSVSATNQFFNVIACPSGVWRYWREGRLVWPLAITIALGTLPGVFIGAVVRINLLPNPHSFKIFAGLVLLYIGGRMALTTWQGRSSLWTRKEKKENSPVCEDKNGRRMCCNVLYWNMKEVAFVFQETKYVVATRGLMLLSLVVGLIGGIYGIGGGAIMAPFLVSFFGLPVYVVAGSTLFATFITSVAGVSFYAMLAPLYPAMAVAPDWRLGMLVGLGGMCGMYAGARCQKYVPSIALKALLAVVLLFTAMRYLGQGF; encoded by the coding sequence ATGTACTTTCCCACTGCTGGTATTGAATGCAACCCGGTCGTTCCCTTTGCCGTGGCTCTTGGCATCTCCTTTATCACTTCCATGGGCGGTATTTCGGGCGCATTTTTGCTGCTGCCCTTTCAGATGAGCGTGCTGGGCTATACCAACCCCAGCGTCAGCGCCACCAACCAGTTCTTTAATGTTATTGCCTGTCCATCTGGCGTGTGGCGCTACTGGCGAGAGGGGCGGCTGGTGTGGCCGCTGGCCATTACCATTGCCCTGGGCACGCTGCCCGGTGTTTTTATTGGGGCAGTCGTACGCATAAATCTGCTGCCCAACCCGCATAGCTTCAAGATATTTGCAGGCCTTGTGCTGCTTTACATAGGCGGACGCATGGCCCTGACCACATGGCAGGGCAGGTCCTCGCTGTGGACGCGCAAGGAAAAGAAAGAAAACTCGCCCGTGTGCGAAGACAAAAACGGCAGGCGCATGTGCTGCAACGTGCTGTACTGGAACATGAAGGAAGTTGCCTTTGTTTTTCAGGAAACCAAGTACGTGGTCGCCACCCGCGGCCTGATGCTGCTGAGCCTTGTGGTGGGGCTTATCGGCGGCATTTACGGCATCGGCGGCGGGGCCATCATGGCACCGTTTCTGGTTTCGTTTTTTGGCCTGCCCGTTTATGTGGTTGCAGGCTCTACCCTGTTTGCCACCTTTATAACATCTGTGGCTGGCGTGTCGTTTTATGCGATGCTTGCGCCGCTGTACCCGGCCATGGCCGTCGCGCCCGACTGGCGCCTTGGCATGCTGGTGGGGCTGGGCGGTATGTGCGGCATGTACGCCGGTGCGCGTTGCCAGAAGTATGTGCCCTCCATCGCGCTTAAGGCGCTTTTGGCCGTAGTTTTGCTCTTTACAGCCATGCGCTATTTGGGCCAAGGTTTCTAG
- the hisH gene encoding imidazole glycerol phosphate synthase subunit HisH, producing the protein MLAILDYKAGNQTSVRRALEHLGIPCAITADPATLESAHGIIFPGVGAAGQAMRALHPTGLDNLLRDAVKRGQPLLGICLGCQILLDRSEENDTKTLGIVPGLCRRFEDNMVEENGTPAPIPHMGWNSLNVTAPCPLLEGVAPSAEFYFVHSYYVEPDPTFVIATTTYGKQFCSVYGRDGLWATQFHPEKSGRPGLTILRNFYDYCEARHAQ; encoded by the coding sequence ATGCTGGCCATTCTGGATTATAAGGCAGGCAACCAAACGAGCGTGCGCCGTGCCCTTGAGCATTTGGGTATACCTTGCGCCATCACAGCAGACCCCGCAACGCTGGAAAGCGCCCACGGCATCATTTTTCCCGGTGTTGGCGCGGCCGGTCAGGCTATGCGCGCCCTGCACCCCACCGGACTCGACAATCTGCTGCGCGATGCCGTCAAGCGCGGCCAGCCCCTGCTGGGCATTTGCCTCGGCTGCCAGATTCTGCTTGACCGCAGTGAAGAAAACGACACCAAGACGCTCGGCATTGTGCCTGGCCTGTGCCGCCGTTTTGAAGACAACATGGTTGAAGAGAACGGAACGCCCGCGCCCATTCCGCACATGGGCTGGAACAGCCTGAATGTCACCGCCCCCTGCCCCCTGCTTGAAGGCGTGGCACCCTCGGCGGAATTTTACTTTGTGCACAGTTATTATGTGGAGCCAGACCCCACCTTTGTTATTGCCACAACCACCTACGGCAAGCAGTTCTGCTCTGTTTACGGGCGCGACGGCCTGTGGGCCACCCAGTTTCACCCCGAAAAGAGCGGGCGGCCCGGTCTGACCATTTTGCGCAACTTCTACGATTACTGCGAGGCCCGTCATGCTCAGTAA
- the hisF gene encoding imidazole glycerol phosphate synthase subunit HisF: MLSKRVIPCLDVRNGRLTKGVKFVGNEDIGDPVETARRYYEEGADEIVFYDITASAEARGIFIDVVERVAEQIFIPFSVGGGISTVADMRAVLLAGAEKVSVNSAAVKDPQIISDGADAFGSQAIVVGMDVLAVPVSAEIPSGYEIVIHGGRKRMGIDAIAWARRCQDLGAGELCVNSIDADGTKDGYELKLTRAIVDAVSIPVIASGGAGEPRHMLEAVTEGGASAALIASIVHYGQYSIRQCKEYMAEHGAKVRTTW, encoded by the coding sequence ATGCTCAGTAAGCGAGTCATTCCCTGTCTGGATGTGCGCAACGGACGGCTGACCAAGGGCGTAAAGTTTGTGGGCAATGAAGACATCGGCGATCCCGTGGAAACCGCACGCCGCTATTATGAGGAAGGTGCGGACGAGATCGTTTTTTACGACATCACGGCTTCAGCCGAGGCGCGTGGTATCTTTATTGATGTGGTTGAGCGCGTGGCGGAACAGATTTTCATTCCCTTCTCTGTGGGCGGCGGCATTTCTACCGTGGCCGACATGCGCGCCGTGCTGCTGGCTGGTGCGGAAAAGGTTTCTGTCAATTCCGCTGCCGTCAAGGATCCCCAGATCATCAGTGACGGGGCCGATGCCTTTGGCTCGCAGGCCATTGTGGTGGGCATGGACGTGCTTGCCGTGCCAGTGAGTGCTGAAATTCCTTCGGGTTACGAAATTGTCATCCACGGTGGCCGTAAGCGTATGGGGATAGACGCCATTGCCTGGGCACGCCGCTGTCAGGATCTGGGCGCTGGTGAACTGTGCGTCAATTCCATTGATGCCGACGGCACCAAGGACGGCTACGAGCTCAAACTCACCCGCGCCATTGTCGACGCCGTGTCCATTCCCGTCATTGCCTCCGGGGGCGCTGGCGAACCGCGCCATATGCTCGAGGCAGTAACCGAGGGCGGGGCCTCTGCCGCGCTCATCGCTTCCATTGTCCATTACGGGCAGTATTCCATTCGTCAGTGCAAGGAATACATGGCCGAACACGGGGCCAAGGTGCGCACCACCTGGTAG
- a CDS encoding PP-loop family protein, with translation MSDRYDCATGQVPAALAKVLGGLPRVAVAYSGGLDSRFLCHAALLCGCDVLAVHVFGPHIPPQESAGATAWAQQRGLPLRTARFDPLALSEVETNSPQRCYGCKTGLVNLLRGELAVIAGEGQGRVLCDGTNADDLLAYRPGLRALEEGRVRSPLAEAGLSKAAIREAARATGLDRPEQRARPCLLTRMAYGMRPDAATLARLAAAEEDLAESGQLGDFRLRLTPEPVLQAEKMPDHLLPRVQCILQHLGFWPCKMEIGGNISGFYDAGGVGRKS, from the coding sequence ATGAGTGATAGATATGATTGCGCCACAGGGCAGGTTCCTGCAGCGCTTGCAAAAGTGCTGGGTGGGCTGCCGCGCGTTGCGGTGGCCTATTCCGGCGGGCTGGACAGCCGTTTTCTGTGCCACGCGGCCCTGCTGTGCGGCTGTGATGTGCTGGCCGTGCACGTTTTTGGCCCGCACATTCCCCCGCAGGAAAGCGCCGGGGCCACTGCCTGGGCGCAGCAGCGCGGCTTGCCCCTGCGCACTGCCCGGTTTGATCCTCTGGCCCTGTCAGAGGTGGAAACCAACAGTCCCCAACGTTGCTACGGTTGCAAGACCGGCCTTGTGAACCTGCTGCGCGGTGAGCTTGCAGTCATTGCGGGCGAAGGGCAGGGGCGTGTGCTGTGTGATGGAACCAATGCGGACGATCTGCTGGCATACAGGCCGGGGCTGCGCGCTCTGGAAGAAGGCCGCGTGCGTTCGCCGCTGGCCGAGGCCGGGCTCAGCAAGGCCGCCATTCGCGAGGCAGCCCGCGCCACAGGGCTGGACAGGCCCGAGCAGCGCGCACGGCCCTGTCTGCTCACGCGCATGGCTTACGGCATGCGGCCGGATGCAGCCACACTGGCGCGGCTTGCTGCTGCGGAGGAAGATCTTGCAGAATCTGGTCAGCTGGGCGATTTTCGGCTGCGGCTCACTCCTGAACCCGTGTTGCAGGCAGAAAAAATGCCAGACCATCTGCTGCCTCGGGTGCAGTGCATTTTGCAGCATCTCGGATTCTGGCCCTGCAAGATGGAAATCGGCGGCAACATCAGCGGTTTTTATGATGCTGGCGGGGTTGGTCGCAAATCATAA
- a CDS encoding zinc ribbon domain-containing protein translates to MPIYEYQCPKCQHTFEEWVKASESHGQEPCPKCGESSPRIMSQTSFVLKGGGWYVSDYGYRKGVNEEGASSTSSSSTSGDSAASSGSQAAEKAPAATPDSGTSAAKAAPAPSPTTGAAASAPTKAASAAS, encoded by the coding sequence ATGCCTATCTACGAATATCAGTGCCCCAAGTGTCAGCATACGTTTGAGGAATGGGTCAAGGCATCGGAATCCCACGGGCAGGAACCCTGCCCCAAGTGTGGTGAGTCTTCGCCCCGTATCATGTCGCAGACGTCGTTTGTCCTTAAGGGCGGCGGCTGGTACGTGAGCGACTACGGTTACCGCAAGGGCGTGAACGAAGAAGGCGCTTCCAGCACCAGCTCGTCCTCCACCTCTGGCGATTCTGCCGCGTCCTCTGGCAGCCAGGCAGCTGAAAAAGCGCCCGCAGCTACCCCCGATTCAGGAACCAGCGCCGCCAAGGCGGCTCCCGCCCCTTCGCCAACCACAGGGGCCGCTGCGTCGGCTCCCACCAAGGCCGCCAGCGCGGCTTCATGA